One genomic window of Hydra vulgaris chromosome 03, alternate assembly HydraT2T_AEP includes the following:
- the LOC136078785 gene encoding uncharacterized protein LOC136078785 translates to MKRSQLTHRIASNIKRKRAAINKEQLKIHFDNIRLELEGVPPCNIWNYDETNLRDDPGNKKVVMKRGTKYPERIMISSKAFFSVMFCGNGVGEILPPYTVFKSTHLYDLWIKHGPKNSRFNKTQSGWFDEVTFEDWFFRTLLPCIKKQTGKKALIGNNLSSHLSHKVIHSCEKHNIRFICLLPNLTHLLQPLDVAFFAPLKKTWRSILLGWKLTSRGKKYATLPKDFSKLLNDLMTSINECSRKNLMSGFSACGLVPFNPNVVYIKLPSENVLSPRKALDQSLLDILNEKKMKVVIRKMLHKVKIEIKKIYPKKDLKLNQENLFL, encoded by the coding sequence ATGAAACGTTCACAGTTAACCCATAGAATAGCgtcaaatattaaaagaaaacgtGCAGCTATAAACAAAGagcaattaaaaattcattttgacaATATTAGACTTGAGCTTGAAGGAGTTCCACCTTGTAACATTTGGAATTATGATGAAACAAATTTGCGTGATGACcctggaaataaaaaagttgttatgaaACGTGGAACTAAGTACCCTGAGAGAATAATGATTAGCAGTAAAGCTTTTTTCTCTGTAATGTTTTGTGGAAATGGTGTTGGAGAAATTCTTCCACCATACACAGTTTTTAAAAGCACACATTTATACGATTTATGGATAAAACATGGTCCAAAAAATTCTCGCTTTAATAAAACCCAATCTGGCTGGTTTGATGAAGTTACTTTTGAGGATTGGTTTTTTCGAACATTATTGCCATGCATCAAGAAACAAACTGGGAAAAAAGCATTAATAGGTAACAATCTCTCCTCCCATTTAAGTCATAAAGTTATTCATTCTTGTGAAAAACATAACATTAGATTCATATGCCTTCTGCCCAATTTAACCCATTTACTTCAACCTCTTGATGTTGCATTCTTTGcaccattaaaaaaaacctgGAGAAGTATACTTCTGGGTTGGAAACTTACTTCTCGTGGTAAAAAATATGCAACGTTACCAAAAGATTTCTCTAAGCTGCTGAATGATTTAATGACATCCATTAATGAATGTTcgagaaaaaatttaatgagtggATTTAGTGCTTGTGGTTTGGTGCCATTTAATCCTAATGTTGTGTATATCAAATTACCAAGTGAAAACGTCTTAAGTCCTCGTAAAGCTTTAGACCAGAGCCTTTTAGacatattaaatgaaaaaaaaatgaaggtgGTGATAAGAAAGATGTTACACaaagtaaaaatagaaataaaaaaaatatatccaaaaaaagacttaaaattgAACCAGGAAAATCTATTTCTGTAG